A single window of Tuberibacillus sp. Marseille-P3662 DNA harbors:
- a CDS encoding YeiH family protein — protein sequence MQSTKGNGGPNPSPFQKWVSGIAFTFVIALLGYGLAVIPGFNKIGSLACAIIIAIIYRQLFGYPENIRPGIEFSAKKLLRYAIVLYGLKLNIDVILNQGLPLLARDIGTIVFAILLTLLIARWIKADISLSLLLGVGTGVCGAAAIAAVSPIVKAKEEDTAIGVGIIALMGTVFAIMYTVLRPFLPLDSMDYGIWSGISLHEIAHVALAAAPAGEDSLAIALLAKLGRVFLLVPLCFILMYWMKKKSAAKAEGDDTTVEFPWFLIGFIIMSLLGSYVIGNMIEVPQSVMDGVGQISTFILTAAMVGLGLNVSFKALRTKALKPLIAMAITSVCLSIITYFTI from the coding sequence ATGCAATCAACAAAGGGAAATGGCGGTCCGAATCCCTCACCATTTCAAAAGTGGGTGAGCGGCATTGCCTTTACATTCGTGATTGCTTTGTTAGGGTATGGGTTAGCCGTGATTCCTGGATTTAATAAAATTGGGTCGCTCGCTTGCGCTATTATTATTGCTATTATTTATCGACAACTATTTGGCTATCCAGAAAACATTCGTCCAGGCATTGAATTTTCGGCAAAAAAACTACTACGTTATGCGATCGTTCTGTATGGTTTGAAGCTCAATATTGATGTGATCTTGAATCAGGGATTACCGTTATTGGCCCGAGACATCGGAACTATTGTCTTTGCCATTCTTTTAACTTTGTTGATAGCAAGATGGATAAAAGCGGATATATCATTGTCTCTACTCCTTGGCGTAGGCACTGGTGTATGCGGTGCAGCCGCGATTGCAGCCGTGTCACCCATTGTCAAAGCTAAGGAGGAGGATACGGCCATAGGGGTAGGCATTATTGCATTAATGGGTACCGTATTTGCGATTATGTACACGGTTTTACGACCATTCTTGCCTTTGGATAGTATGGATTACGGGATTTGGTCAGGCATCAGTTTGCATGAGATTGCTCACGTTGCATTAGCGGCTGCCCCGGCGGGTGAAGATTCGCTAGCTATCGCGCTTTTGGCTAAATTGGGCCGTGTGTTTTTGCTCGTTCCTTTATGTTTTATTTTGATGTATTGGATGAAAAAAAAGTCAGCTGCCAAAGCAGAGGGTGACGATACAACAGTTGAATTTCCCTGGTTTCTGATCGGGTTCATTATCATGAGTCTTCTCGGCAGCTATGTGATTGGGAATATGATTGAAGTTCCACAATCAGTCATGGACGGTGTTGGACAAATATCGACGTTTATTTTGACAGCCGCTATGGTGGGCCTTGGGCTTAATGTGAGTTTCAAAGCTTTACGGACTAAAGCCTTGAAACCGCTGATTGCGATGGCCATAACGTCGGTCTGTCTATCGATCATCACTTATTTTACGATTTAA
- a CDS encoding LysR family transcriptional regulator, with translation MLDQQLLVFVTVAERKNFSRAAEDLHITQPAVSHYIKIIEENMGTKLLERNNKVVNLTKTGEVVFPFAKEILGLYSRMQNVVDDMMHTAKGKLTVGASYTFGEYVLPHVIADLRREYPDITPSITIGNTTEIAQQVANRQLDVGIVEGDVTLSHLYIEPLANDLMVAVARTGHRITQKRPLTLSELEKETWIIREPGSGTREVTERMFTETGLYPESVMAFGSTQIIKGAVEAGLGISFLSRWVIRKELELGTIQILDMEPFPFKRQFSLVTQATPFQTKAMEIFVDLLHQKVAEDNDI, from the coding sequence ATGCTCGATCAACAATTGCTTGTCTTTGTGACGGTTGCCGAAAGAAAGAATTTTTCCCGGGCTGCCGAGGATCTTCATATAACGCAGCCAGCTGTGAGTCACTATATTAAAATTATTGAGGAGAACATGGGGACAAAATTACTGGAACGCAATAACAAAGTCGTGAATCTGACAAAAACGGGTGAAGTCGTCTTCCCTTTTGCTAAGGAGATACTTGGACTTTATTCACGCATGCAGAATGTAGTCGATGATATGATGCACACAGCAAAAGGCAAACTAACCGTTGGCGCCAGTTATACATTCGGGGAGTATGTTTTACCGCATGTGATCGCGGATTTGCGCCGGGAGTATCCAGACATTACGCCATCGATTACGATTGGCAATACGACAGAGATCGCCCAACAAGTGGCCAATCGTCAACTGGATGTCGGCATTGTTGAAGGTGATGTCACCCTCAGCCACCTTTATATTGAACCTCTTGCCAATGATTTAATGGTTGCGGTCGCCCGCACTGGACACCGGATCACTCAAAAGCGTCCATTAACATTATCTGAATTAGAAAAAGAAACATGGATCATTAGAGAACCTGGTTCCGGAACACGTGAAGTGACGGAACGGATGTTTACCGAGACAGGCCTATACCCTGAATCAGTGATGGCGTTTGGCAGTACACAGATTATAAAAGGGGCGGTTGAGGCTGGCCTTGGCATCTCCTTTTTATCACGATGGGTCATTCGAAAAGAATTGGAACTCGGTACCATTCAGATTCTTGATATGGAGCCCTTTCCATTTAAACGCCAATTTTCATTAGTGACCCAAGCAACTCCTTTTCAAACGAAGGCTATGGAGATTTTTGTCGATTTGTTACACCAAAAAGTCGCGGAGGATAATGATATCTGA
- a CDS encoding GntR family transcriptional regulator yields MKLNQKSPLPLHAQLSQIIEKRVQEGYYTEQIPSERELMDEYNVSRSTVREAVSTLVQEGILEKRHGRGTFVSDRPVQEWLSITNFTEIAKHLDITLLDYKKVATPSNLKSIDDFQGQCYYIIRLRSKNQIPVAIESHYYPIEIGEKLIHYDLTQAVLYDVLERDLNFQFWDAEQIVTCEQASQEDADILQADPSNLSLLTTERMMYDANGQLIEYYKGKFLSDMYSFRMKMSRRHSIQE; encoded by the coding sequence ATGAAATTAAATCAAAAAAGTCCATTACCCCTTCATGCCCAGTTAAGTCAAATCATCGAAAAAAGGGTTCAGGAAGGGTATTATACGGAGCAAATTCCAAGTGAACGAGAATTGATGGATGAATATAATGTCAGTCGCAGTACTGTTCGTGAAGCTGTTTCAACTCTTGTACAAGAGGGGATTTTAGAAAAGCGGCATGGGCGGGGGACGTTTGTTTCCGATCGTCCTGTCCAAGAGTGGTTGAGCATTACCAATTTCACTGAAATTGCCAAACATTTAGATATCACATTATTAGATTACAAAAAAGTAGCAACCCCTTCTAATCTGAAATCAATCGATGATTTTCAGGGACAATGTTATTATATCATACGCCTGCGTTCAAAAAACCAAATCCCGGTGGCCATTGAGTCGCATTATTATCCTATTGAAATCGGTGAGAAATTGATTCATTACGACCTTACGCAGGCAGTATTATATGATGTATTGGAGCGAGATCTAAATTTCCAGTTTTGGGATGCTGAACAGATTGTTACTTGTGAGCAAGCAAGTCAAGAAGATGCTGACATCCTTCAAGCTGACCCCAGCAATTTGTCTCTATTAACGACCGAAAGAATGATGTACGATGCCAACGGCCAGTTAATTGAATATTATAAAGGCAAGTTTCTTTCTGATATGTATTCCTTTAGAATGAAAATGTCTAGAAGACATAGTATCCAAGAATGA
- the xsc gene encoding sulfoacetaldehyde acetyltransferase, with protein sequence MAKTEAELTGTKLKLTPSEAIVEQLLAEGINQIYGILGSAYMDMLDLMPTAGIDFIPVRHEQSAAHMADAFTRVTGKAGVVIGQNGPGITNMVTSVAATNMAHTPMVVISPSAGTPSIGWDGFQECDQVSVFESITKETVRVPHPSRVADCLRTAFRIAYAERGPVLFDIPRDYFYGEIETEILEPHQYRVAHKGYGDTAKIDEAVDLLGQAKNPVIISGRGAVDSDAIETVKSISEYLTAPVAVSYMHNDAFPDNHPLAVGPIGYMGSKAAMNTLKDADVVLAIGTRLSVFGTLPCYDIDYFPKNAKIIQIDVNARNIARTHPIEVGILGDAKAASDEIYSRLADQYPNIDRNEKRLNQVSKMKEKWKQELTAEAMVDGHPMNPRRALLEISQLLPDNAIVTSDIGNTSSTSNAYLTFNQPRKHLAALTFGNCGFAYPAAMGAKLGEPDCPVVAIAGDGAWGMSLHEVSTAVEQNLPVVACVFNNGAWSAEKKNQVDFYNNRFVGADIDGPNFAEVANSMGAKGIYVNTPESLIDAFKTALECDRPVVLDIQVDGTQLAPPFRKDALNKPTRYLNKYKHLDHRNW encoded by the coding sequence ATGGCCAAAACTGAAGCTGAATTAACAGGTACGAAACTAAAACTGACACCAAGTGAGGCAATTGTTGAACAACTTCTCGCGGAAGGCATTAATCAAATCTACGGCATTCTGGGATCTGCGTATATGGATATGCTCGACCTCATGCCGACAGCGGGAATCGATTTTATTCCTGTACGCCACGAACAAAGTGCCGCCCACATGGCTGATGCTTTCACACGGGTGACAGGTAAAGCTGGCGTGGTTATCGGGCAGAACGGACCTGGCATTACAAATATGGTGACATCCGTTGCTGCCACTAATATGGCCCATACACCAATGGTCGTTATTTCACCATCTGCAGGTACCCCTTCAATTGGTTGGGATGGCTTCCAGGAGTGTGACCAGGTATCAGTGTTTGAATCCATTACTAAAGAGACTGTTCGTGTTCCTCATCCAAGTCGCGTGGCGGATTGCTTAAGGACAGCCTTCCGGATTGCTTATGCTGAACGTGGTCCGGTCTTATTTGATATTCCTCGTGACTACTTTTATGGCGAAATCGAAACGGAAATATTAGAACCGCACCAATATAGAGTTGCGCACAAAGGATACGGTGACACAGCTAAAATTGACGAAGCTGTTGACCTCTTAGGTCAAGCCAAAAATCCGGTGATTATTTCCGGCCGCGGAGCTGTCGATAGTGATGCCATTGAGACCGTCAAATCCATTAGCGAATATCTTACAGCACCCGTCGCTGTATCATATATGCACAATGATGCCTTTCCAGATAACCATCCGCTCGCTGTTGGGCCTATCGGCTACATGGGATCAAAAGCAGCTATGAATACATTAAAAGATGCTGATGTCGTTTTAGCCATTGGAACACGGCTATCCGTATTTGGCACCTTACCATGCTATGACATTGATTATTTTCCGAAAAATGCTAAGATTATTCAAATTGATGTCAATGCTAGAAATATCGCAAGAACGCACCCTATCGAAGTGGGTATCTTAGGTGATGCCAAGGCTGCTAGTGATGAAATCTATAGTCGTTTGGCCGACCAATATCCTAATATAGACCGTAACGAAAAACGCCTGAATCAAGTTTCCAAAATGAAGGAAAAGTGGAAACAAGAATTGACTGCTGAAGCGATGGTCGACGGTCATCCCATGAATCCAAGAAGAGCCTTACTCGAGATATCCCAATTATTACCGGATAACGCTATTGTCACATCCGATATTGGTAACACTTCCTCGACATCTAATGCCTATTTAACATTTAATCAACCACGCAAGCATTTGGCTGCCTTAACGTTCGGTAACTGTGGCTTTGCCTATCCTGCCGCTATGGGTGCTAAGTTAGGTGAACCGGATTGCCCGGTTGTTGCCATTGCTGGTGACGGTGCATGGGGAATGAGTCTCCATGAAGTTAGCACCGCTGTTGAGCAGAATCTTCCTGTCGTCGCTTGCGTATTCAATAATGGCGCCTGGTCGGCGGAGAAGAAAAACCAAGTAGATTTTTATAACAATCGTTTCGTTGGTGCCGATATTGACGGACCTAACTTTGCCGAAGTAGCCAACAGTATGGGAGCCAAAGGCATCTACGTCAATACGCCTGAAAGCTTGATCGATGCTTTCAAAACGGCACTCGAATGTGACAGACCGGTAGTCTTAGATATTCAAGTTGATGGGACACAACTTGCGCCGCCATTTAGAAAAGATGCTCTTAATAAACCAACACGTTATTTAAACAAATATAAGCACCTTGACCACCGCAACTGGTAA
- the ald gene encoding alanine dehydrogenase, protein MIIGVPKEIKNNENRVGMTPATAHAYNEHGHQVLVESKAGIGSGFSDAAYKDAGATLIDDRAEVWNQADMIVKVKEPLKEEFHYFHEGLILFTYLHLAAEPELTEALVNNKVTAIAYETIQLDNGSLPLLTPMSEVAGRMSVQIGAQFLEKPHEGKGVLLGGVPGVNAGRVVILGGGIVGTNAAKMALGLGAQVTILDINPGRLREIDDRFSGRIQTLISNPFNIAEAVKSADLVIGAVLIPGAKTPTLISEEMVEAMEAGSVLIDVAIDQGGAIETMDHITTHTEPTYTKHEVVHYAVANMPGAVPRTSTIALNNVTFPYGLNIANNGYEHAASTNKALAKGINVVNGHVVHEAVAKTHGFVYSPIIQALSTGSQSLIS, encoded by the coding sequence ATGATCATTGGTGTTCCCAAAGAAATCAAAAACAATGAAAACAGAGTGGGTATGACTCCCGCCACCGCACACGCTTACAATGAGCATGGACATCAAGTCCTCGTCGAATCAAAAGCTGGAATCGGTAGTGGTTTTTCAGACGCAGCATATAAAGATGCAGGTGCAACATTGATTGACGATCGCGCTGAAGTATGGAATCAGGCCGACATGATTGTCAAAGTAAAAGAACCCTTAAAAGAAGAATTTCACTATTTCCATGAAGGTTTAATTCTATTTACCTACCTCCATTTAGCTGCTGAGCCTGAATTAACAGAAGCGTTAGTCAACAATAAGGTGACAGCCATCGCTTATGAGACGATTCAATTAGACAACGGTTCTCTGCCCCTTCTCACACCCATGAGTGAGGTTGCAGGGCGGATGTCCGTACAAATTGGGGCTCAATTCTTGGAGAAGCCGCACGAAGGGAAAGGCGTTTTGTTGGGTGGTGTCCCTGGTGTGAACGCTGGTCGTGTCGTGATCCTAGGCGGCGGGATTGTTGGCACAAACGCAGCTAAAATGGCTCTAGGGTTAGGAGCTCAAGTCACGATATTAGATATTAATCCGGGTCGTTTAAGGGAAATCGACGATCGATTTAGTGGCCGTATCCAAACCCTGATATCAAACCCATTTAATATCGCTGAAGCCGTCAAATCCGCCGATTTGGTCATCGGAGCTGTACTCATTCCCGGTGCCAAAACGCCGACTTTAATTTCAGAAGAGATGGTTGAAGCCATGGAAGCGGGCTCAGTATTAATTGACGTGGCCATTGATCAAGGAGGAGCAATTGAAACGATGGATCACATTACAACCCATACGGAACCAACGTATACCAAACATGAGGTCGTTCATTATGCCGTGGCCAACATGCCTGGAGCTGTTCCCCGGACATCGACGATTGCTTTGAATAATGTCACGTTTCCATATGGGCTCAATATCGCGAATAACGGCTATGAACACGCCGCTTCAACAAACAAAGCGCTCGCAAAAGGCATTAATGTGGTTAATGGCCATGTCGTTCATGAAGCTGTTGCCAAAACACATGGATTCGTTTATTCACCTATTATTCAAGCACTTTCAACCGGTTCCCAAAGTCTGATTAGTTAG
- a CDS encoding aminotransferase — protein sequence MNSFTENEDLLEKDEKHLWHPMHKSNDSSPMIAAKGDGAWFKDTEGKQYMDGVSGLWCLNLGHGRKEIAEVAYQQMVELSYFPLTNSHIPAIQLSEKMSRLLPTDYVTFFSNSGSEANETAFKMARQYHSQNGNPGKYKFISRYRAYHGSTLGALSATAQANRRVKYDPTVPGFLHVPPPYSYRSLFGPGEEGDVAAADYVEEVINWEGAETVAGMILEPFISGGGVLIPSSNYLKRIYDICQKYNVLMIVDEVVSGFGRTGQMFGFMHSEGVEPDMITMAKGLTSGYLPLGATAVKRDIYESFKQSGTDNHFRHVSTYGGHPAACQVALKNIEIIERDSIVERVKEYGGSILSELYELNQSSNVGDVRGIGFLYGIELVEDKYTKAPASSELIGKIITACKDRGLIIGKNGDTVPGYNNVLILAPPLSSTVEDLRFLVDTVKDVIFEATNDNPK from the coding sequence ATGAATTCTTTTACAGAGAATGAAGACTTGCTCGAAAAAGACGAAAAACACCTATGGCATCCGATGCATAAATCCAACGACAGCTCACCAATGATTGCTGCTAAAGGAGACGGCGCTTGGTTTAAAGATACGGAAGGCAAGCAATACATGGATGGGGTGTCGGGGTTATGGTGTTTAAACTTAGGTCACGGTCGTAAGGAAATTGCCGAAGTCGCCTACCAACAAATGGTTGAATTAAGTTATTTTCCTTTAACCAACAGTCACATACCAGCAATCCAGCTTTCCGAAAAAATGAGTCGTCTACTGCCGACAGATTATGTCACCTTTTTCTCTAATAGTGGCTCGGAAGCCAATGAAACAGCTTTTAAAATGGCGAGACAATATCATAGTCAAAATGGGAATCCAGGAAAGTATAAATTTATCTCTCGTTATCGGGCCTACCACGGTTCGACGCTTGGGGCTTTAAGCGCAACGGCTCAAGCGAACCGGCGGGTGAAATATGATCCCACCGTTCCAGGCTTTTTACACGTTCCACCGCCCTACAGCTATCGGAGTCTATTCGGTCCGGGAGAAGAAGGTGATGTGGCAGCAGCCGACTACGTTGAGGAAGTCATAAATTGGGAAGGGGCTGAGACGGTCGCCGGTATGATATTGGAACCCTTCATCTCAGGCGGCGGCGTCCTCATCCCTTCTAGCAACTATTTAAAACGAATTTACGACATTTGTCAAAAATATAACGTCCTTATGATTGTTGATGAAGTCGTGTCTGGATTCGGCCGAACTGGTCAAATGTTTGGCTTCATGCATTCTGAAGGCGTTGAACCGGATATGATTACCATGGCTAAAGGGCTAACCAGCGGTTATTTACCATTAGGGGCAACGGCTGTGAAACGTGATATCTATGAATCTTTTAAACAATCGGGAACCGACAACCATTTCCGCCATGTCTCTACTTACGGTGGTCATCCTGCGGCCTGCCAAGTCGCATTAAAGAACATTGAGATTATTGAAAGAGATAGTATCGTCGAGCGCGTCAAGGAATACGGCGGATCCATCCTTAGTGAACTATATGAACTTAACCAGTCAAGCAATGTCGGTGACGTTCGCGGGATCGGTTTTCTCTATGGCATTGAATTAGTCGAAGACAAATACACCAAAGCCCCTGCATCAAGCGAATTAATTGGAAAAATTATAACGGCGTGCAAAGACCGGGGGTTAATCATTGGCAAAAACGGTGACACAGTACCGGGATATAACAATGTGTTGATCTTGGCTCCACCTTTATCTTCAACTGTTGAAGACCTAAGATTTCTCGTCGACACAGTGAAAGACGTGATTTTCGAGGCGACAAATGATAACCCGAAGTAA
- a CDS encoding ABC transporter substrate-binding protein: MKIWTETLRPISMIMIAISMLLLAACGTNNQASSEKANGGDQDKTIVFVDAGWNSIRLHNQIASTIIQEGYGYKTKVERNSMSIALLGLKQGDIDVYMEIWGNRMGDSYDKAIENGKIKQIGVNFGDTERGYFVPTYVIEGDPKRGIEPMAPDLHSVKDLPKYQELFKASKKKDKGRIVGSPSSWGADKVLKQKMETYNLDKTYNYFSPGSGMALNTSLKKAYDAGEPWLGYSYSPSWILGKYDMTKLEEPDYDPKVWNKNYGTAFPQQEIPIAINADLTNTSPEIVKFLKQYHTSSKLTNEGLVYMEDNDGSAKEAAHWWLKNHTDVWTKWVPKDVAKKVKQAL, translated from the coding sequence ATGAAGATATGGACAGAGACACTACGGCCAATTTCAATGATTATGATTGCCATTTCAATGTTATTATTAGCTGCTTGTGGAACAAATAATCAAGCCAGCAGTGAGAAAGCAAACGGCGGTGATCAGGATAAAACAATCGTTTTTGTTGATGCCGGCTGGAACAGTATTCGGCTACATAACCAAATCGCTAGTACTATCATACAAGAAGGTTACGGGTATAAAACGAAAGTGGAAAGGAACTCCATGTCCATCGCCCTTTTGGGTTTGAAACAAGGAGACATCGACGTTTATATGGAAATATGGGGAAACCGCATGGGGGATTCCTATGATAAGGCTATTGAAAATGGCAAAATCAAACAGATAGGCGTCAACTTTGGGGATACCGAGCGAGGTTACTTTGTTCCGACCTATGTCATTGAAGGTGATCCAAAGCGTGGCATTGAACCTATGGCTCCCGATTTGCATTCAGTGAAAGATTTACCTAAATATCAGGAACTCTTTAAGGCTTCAAAAAAGAAGGATAAAGGACGTATTGTTGGTTCACCGTCATCATGGGGAGCTGATAAGGTTCTTAAACAAAAAATGGAGACGTATAACCTTGATAAAACGTATAATTATTTCTCTCCAGGTTCAGGCATGGCACTTAATACTTCTCTTAAGAAGGCCTATGATGCCGGTGAACCTTGGTTAGGTTACTCATATTCACCAAGTTGGATCCTAGGAAAATATGATATGACGAAATTAGAAGAACCTGATTATGACCCTAAAGTCTGGAATAAAAATTATGGAACAGCATTTCCACAACAAGAAATCCCAATTGCGATCAATGCGGATCTAACTAATACATCACCGGAGATTGTTAAGTTTCTGAAACAATATCATACTAGCAGTAAGCTGACCAATGAAGGACTTGTCTATATGGAAGATAATGATGGCTCAGCCAAAGAGGCGGCTCATTGGTGGCTGAAAAATCATACAGATGTCTGGACAAAGTGGGTTCCGAAAGATGTGGCCAAGAAAGTGAAACAGGCGCTTTAG
- the serA gene encoding phosphoglycerate dehydrogenase, whose protein sequence is MYKVLVSDPISDAGLAILQEDPNVEVTVSTDLTSEQLQATIKSYDALVVRSQTQVNETIINAADQLKMIGRAGVGVDNIDVDAATAKGILVVNAPSGNTISAAEHAMAMMMSLARNIPSAHQSTISGHWDRKSYRGVELKGKTLGILGMGRIGAEVAQRARSFQMTILAYDPFLTQDRAKEIGVEKSELDEIFTQADFMTVHTPLTRETHHLINDAAIEKMTNARIINCARGGIIDEDALVRGIKAGKVVGAALDVFEEEPLQQSELTTLPEVVVTPHLGASTAEAQENVALDVAQEVVDHLKDGRFTNAVNLPTVSPAVLEKLNPYIPLGRQLGESVIQIIEGTPVSVKMTYSGELTETETTPLTRTILQGVLSYYLGGRVNIINAEHLAKEYGISHSIEQSAHTGGFTSSVQVEVTTDQEIRRVSGTLLNGYGARINKIDNYAIDVAPEEHLVLIHHSDLPGAIGKVGSILGEANINIGTMQVGRQAMGGNAIMVLTVDRSVDEDVVSRLTDLDDIHKIKNIVLN, encoded by the coding sequence ATGTATAAAGTCCTTGTTAGTGACCCCATCAGCGATGCAGGGTTGGCGATATTACAGGAAGACCCGAATGTGGAAGTGACAGTGTCAACAGACTTAACGTCGGAACAACTTCAAGCAACCATTAAATCCTATGATGCTTTAGTTGTCAGAAGCCAAACGCAAGTGAACGAGACGATTATCAATGCCGCTGATCAATTGAAAATGATCGGCCGTGCCGGTGTTGGTGTTGATAACATTGATGTGGATGCAGCAACAGCGAAAGGTATTTTAGTCGTCAATGCGCCGTCAGGTAATACGATATCTGCAGCGGAACATGCCATGGCCATGATGATGTCTTTGGCCCGGAATATTCCGAGTGCCCATCAATCAACGATATCAGGTCATTGGGATCGCAAATCATATCGCGGTGTGGAACTGAAAGGTAAGACGCTTGGCATCCTAGGCATGGGAAGGATCGGAGCCGAAGTTGCTCAGCGCGCCAGAAGTTTTCAAATGACGATTCTTGCTTATGATCCATTTTTGACTCAAGATCGGGCCAAAGAAATTGGAGTAGAAAAAAGCGAATTAGACGAGATTTTTACGCAAGCCGATTTTATGACGGTTCATACGCCACTTACGAGGGAGACACACCATCTTATCAACGATGCGGCGATTGAGAAAATGACGAATGCCCGCATTATCAACTGTGCTAGAGGTGGCATCATTGATGAAGATGCGCTTGTTCGAGGTATTAAGGCCGGCAAAGTGGTGGGCGCAGCCTTGGATGTGTTTGAAGAGGAGCCCCTGCAGCAGTCGGAACTAACAACCCTGCCTGAGGTCGTTGTGACACCGCATCTTGGGGCTTCAACGGCGGAAGCGCAAGAGAATGTCGCTTTGGATGTTGCTCAGGAGGTTGTTGATCACTTGAAGGACGGACGTTTTACCAATGCTGTCAATTTGCCGACGGTCTCTCCGGCTGTATTGGAAAAACTCAATCCATACATTCCGCTGGGGCGCCAGCTTGGGGAATCGGTGATCCAAATCATCGAAGGCACGCCGGTATCTGTTAAAATGACCTACTCAGGTGAGCTGACTGAAACCGAAACGACACCGCTCACACGAACAATTTTACAGGGAGTCCTCTCCTATTACTTAGGTGGCCGTGTGAACATCATTAATGCTGAACATCTCGCTAAAGAGTACGGTATTTCGCATAGTATCGAGCAATCTGCACATACTGGCGGATTCACGAGCAGTGTTCAAGTCGAAGTCACAACGGATCAAGAGATTCGCCGTGTTTCAGGCACATTACTGAACGGTTATGGCGCACGAATTAATAAAATTGATAATTACGCCATTGACGTCGCACCTGAGGAACATTTGGTGCTCATCCACCACAGTGACTTACCCGGTGCCATTGGTAAAGTCGGCTCCATCCTCGGTGAAGCCAATATCAATATCGGAACGATGCAAGTGGGGCGTCAAGCGATGGGTGGAAATGCAATCATGGTATTGACGGTTGACCGATCCGTCGACGAAGATGTCGTCAGCCGTTTAACGGACTTAGACGATATCCACAAAATTAAAAATATCGTGCTCAATTAG
- a CDS encoding pyridoxal-phosphate-dependent aminotransferase family protein: MFLGKDQLRTPGPTPVPDRVKYAMNQPMIGHRGEDFAQLFASVSEKLKPLFGTTQPVYMITGSGTSALETAVINTLEPGDEVIVVVTGAFGDRFAAICEQYGVVTHRLDVEWGRACPPDTLKSFLQQHSNAKAVIATYCETSTGVLNPVKDYAEVVHQHSDALVIVDAVSSLGGVPMQMDEWDIDMVVTGSQKALMLPPGLGLVTASERAWQVIEGNKRPSFYLDLQACRDSYEKNTTPYTPAVSLIQGLNEVCDIVQEEGLENVFARHRLIKDMTRAAVKAHGLPLLVSDDDASPTVTAIKGEQYNPDELRKQVKDTYGLALAGGQKQLKGQVFRIGHMGDCTPVDILSTVSVLEMGLKQLGMDIEYGAGVRAAQEVLSQNV, translated from the coding sequence ATGTTTTTAGGTAAGGATCAATTAAGGACGCCGGGTCCGACGCCGGTACCAGACCGTGTCAAATATGCGATGAATCAACCGATGATCGGACATCGCGGCGAAGATTTTGCTCAATTGTTCGCATCTGTCAGCGAAAAATTAAAGCCGCTGTTTGGAACGACACAACCGGTCTATATGATAACCGGGAGTGGGACATCTGCACTCGAAACGGCGGTTATCAACACCCTAGAGCCGGGTGATGAGGTGATTGTTGTTGTCACGGGAGCCTTTGGTGACCGGTTCGCGGCAATATGTGAACAATATGGTGTTGTCACTCATCGACTTGACGTGGAATGGGGACGGGCTTGTCCACCTGATACACTAAAGTCATTTTTGCAGCAACACAGCAATGCCAAAGCAGTGATTGCAACCTACTGCGAGACGTCAACGGGTGTGTTAAATCCAGTCAAAGACTATGCTGAGGTCGTCCATCAGCACAGTGATGCTTTAGTCATTGTCGACGCCGTCAGCAGTCTCGGCGGTGTTCCTATGCAAATGGATGAGTGGGACATCGACATGGTGGTAACGGGTTCACAGAAAGCACTCATGTTACCGCCTGGACTCGGACTTGTCACAGCAAGTGAACGGGCTTGGCAGGTCATTGAAGGTAACAAGCGTCCATCATTTTACCTTGACTTACAAGCGTGTCGTGATTCCTATGAGAAAAACACAACCCCATATACACCAGCGGTTTCACTCATTCAAGGTTTGAACGAAGTGTGTGACATTGTTCAAGAAGAAGGTCTTGAAAATGTATTCGCGCGTCACCGCCTTATAAAGGATATGACGCGTGCAGCTGTGAAAGCACACGGATTGCCGCTGTTGGTATCGGATGACGATGCCTCTCCAACAGTCACCGCTATTAAAGGGGAACAGTATAACCCGGATGAGCTGCGAAAACAAGTTAAAGACACCTATGGACTCGCGTTGGCGGGCGGACAAAAACAGCTCAAGGGTCAAGTCTTTCGTATTGGTCATATGGGTGACTGTACGCCGGTTGATATTCTATCAACCGTCAGCGTACTAGAAATGGGTCTGAAGCAATTAGGTATGGATATTGAATATGGAGCAGGTGTGCGTGCTGCTCAGGAGGTGCTTAGTCAGAATGTATAA